In a single window of the Thunnus albacares chromosome 1, fThuAlb1.1, whole genome shotgun sequence genome:
- the terb2 gene encoding telomere repeats-binding bouquet formation protein 2 isoform X1 gives MFRNKTAWFSSSVPQSCHNFWILEDGTTAGWRTADYLFSKEATCPDTLRVFESKDFLWNKVTVFHSSFLSACEKRQSAKSVCIGHYVLPPASVQDDVRNILGRLIWEREDEQVPTRVLVTRQKMSTVKEKSAEASLNHLTQTHQEMTTLCVVIIQSVTCIQGMSACTTCRNIQVICVISIPGVSDAPTVKPIAACYTHRQTQNIFNKNNYQLTCSHL, from the exons ATGTTTCGAAATAAGACTGCCTGGTTTTCAAGCAGTGTGCCACAGTCATGTCACAACTTCTGGA TATTGGAGGATGGGACCACTGCTGGTTGGAGAACAGCAGATTATCTTTTCAGCAAGGAGGCTACATGTCCTGATACTCTGAG ggTGTTTGAAAGCAAAGATTTCCTCTGGAACAAGGTGACAGTTTTTCACAGCTCGTTCCTGTCTGCCTGTGAGAAGCGCCAGAGTGCAAAGTCAGTGTGCATTGGTCATTATGTGCTGCCTCCAGCATCTGTGCAGGATG ACGTCAGAAACATACTTGGGAGGCTGATATGGGAACGTGAGGATGAGCA GGTTCCCACGAGAGTTTTAGTTACCAGACAGAAGATGAGTACAGTGAAGGAGAAGTCAGCAGAAGCAA GTCTGAACCATCTGACACAGACACATCAGGAAATGACGACCCTATGTGTTGTAATTATCCAGTCAGTAACATGCATACAG GGTATGTCAGCATGCACAACCTGCAGAAATATTCAGGTGATCTGCGTGATTTCCATCCCAGGTGTTTCCGATGCTCCAACTGTAAAGCCCATTGCTGCTTGCTACACACATAggcaaacacaaaacatatttaacaaGAACAACTATCAGCTGACCTGTTCACATTTGTAA
- the terb2 gene encoding telomere repeats-binding bouquet formation protein 2 isoform X2 → MFRNKTAWFSSSVPQSCHNFWILEDGTTAGWRTADYLFSKEATCPDTLRVFESKDFLWNKVTVFHSSFLSACEKRQSAKSVCIGHYVLPPASVQDDVRNILGRLIWEREDEQSVTQGSHESFSYQTEDEYSEGEVSRSKSEPSDTDTSGNDDPMCCNYPVSNMHTGYVSMHNLQKYSGDLRDFHPRCFRCSNCKAHCCLLHT, encoded by the exons ATGTTTCGAAATAAGACTGCCTGGTTTTCAAGCAGTGTGCCACAGTCATGTCACAACTTCTGGA TATTGGAGGATGGGACCACTGCTGGTTGGAGAACAGCAGATTATCTTTTCAGCAAGGAGGCTACATGTCCTGATACTCTGAG ggTGTTTGAAAGCAAAGATTTCCTCTGGAACAAGGTGACAGTTTTTCACAGCTCGTTCCTGTCTGCCTGTGAGAAGCGCCAGAGTGCAAAGTCAGTGTGCATTGGTCATTATGTGCTGCCTCCAGCATCTGTGCAGGATG ACGTCAGAAACATACTTGGGAGGCTGATATGGGAACGTGAGGATGAGCAGTCAGTAACACAG GGTTCCCACGAGAGTTTTAGTTACCAGACAGAAGATGAGTACAGTGAAGGAGAAGTCAGCAGAAGCAA GTCTGAACCATCTGACACAGACACATCAGGAAATGACGACCCTATGTGTTGTAATTATCCAGTCAGTAACATGCATACAG GGTATGTCAGCATGCACAACCTGCAGAAATATTCAGGTGATCTGCGTGATTTCCATCCCAGGTGTTTCCGATGCTCCAACTGTAAAGCCCATTGCTGCTTGCTACACACATAg
- the sord gene encoding sorbitol dehydrogenase has protein sequence MEQDNLSVVLHAQGDLRLEKRPVPEPGPNEVLLKMHSVGICGSDVHYWQHGRIGNFVLKKPMVLGHEASGQVVKVGSAVKHLKAGDRVAIEPGVPREMDEFFKNGRYNLSPTIFFCATPPDDGNLCRYYTHSANFCYKLPDNVTFEEGALIEPLSVGIHACRRAGVTLGSTVLICGAGPIGLVCLLVAKAMGASQVVITDLFPERLTVAKECGADFQLTVKRGDGPQQLAKSVEDMLGTQPHITIECTGVESCIQTAIYATRSGGVVVLVGLGSEMATIPLINAAVREVDIRGVFRYCNTWPMAIAMLASGKVNVKPLVTHRFPLEQAVQAFETTRQGLGIKVMLKCDQNDQNP, from the exons ATGGAGCAGGATAATCTGTCTGTGGTGCTGCACGCTCAGGGAGACCTGAGACTG GAAAAGCGCCCCGTCCCGGAGCCAGGACCTAATG AGGTCTTGCTCAAGATGCACTCTGTTGGAATCTGTGGATCAGATGTGCACTACTGGCAGCACGGTCGCATTGGGAACTTTGTGCTCAAAAAACCTATGGTGTTGGGACACGAGGCATCTGGGCAGGTGGTGAAGGTGGGATCAGCAGTCAAACATCTTAAAGCAG GTGACAGAGTGGCGATTGAGCCAGGTGTGCCCCGCGAGATGGACGAGTTCTTCAAAAATGGACGCTACAACCTGTCTCCTACTATCTTCTTCTGTGCAACGCCACCTGATGATGGAAACTTGTGCCGATACTATACGCACAGTGCCAATTTCTGTTACAA GTTGCCTgataatgtgacatttgagGAGGGAGCTCTGATTGAACCTCTGTCTGTGGGGATCCACGCCTGTCGCAGGGCCGGGGTAACCCTCGGCAGCACTGTGCTCATCTGTGGTGCag GGCCTATTGGGTTGGTCTGTCTGCTTGTGGCCAAGGCAATGGGGGCCTCACAGGTCGTCATCACtg ATCTGTTCCCTGAGCGTTTGACTGTGGCCAAAGAGTGTGGTGCTGACTTCCAGCTGACGGTGAAGAGAGGCGATGGACCTCAGCAGCTGGCCAAGAGTGTAGAAGACATGCTGGGAACTCAGCCGCACATCACTATTGAATGCACGGGTGTTGAAAGCTGCATCCAAACTGCCatttat gcAACACGTTCAGGAGGTGTTGTGGTGCTGGTGGGTCTCGGCTCTGAGATGGCCACTATTCCCCTGATCAATGCTGCTGTAAGAGAAGTGGACATCAGAGGGGTCTTTCGCTACTGCAATAC CTGGCCGATGGCCATAGCCATGTTGGCGTCGGGGAAAGTGAACGTGAAGCCCCTGGTGACCCACCGTTTCCCTCTGGAGCAAGCAGTCCAGGCCTTTGAGACCACGCGTCAGGGTCTTGGGATAAAGGTCATGTTAAAGTGTGACCAGAATGACCAGAACCCCTGA